The following DNA comes from Planctomycetia bacterium.
GCTACTTCCAAGGAAATGGATGAAATCACAGGCAACCCGCAGGCTGTCGTGTTTACCCCCACCGAAACCCGAGCTGCTGATGGCTCTGCTACTCCCAAGTTGACCAACCCACGCATCTATTATCTGGGTTTCAATTACCGCAAGCCTCACTTCCAGAAGAAGGAAGCCCGTGAAGCCATTTCCATGGCCATCAATCGTGACGACATCATCGAAAAAATCTTCCGGGGAAAAACCAGGACCAACCATGCGTCACTCAATGGCCCGTTCCCGCTGAACAGTTGGGCGTACGATACGGCCAGCTTCGGCCAATCTGCTTACGGATCCGTGCAGGCAGCAGCTAAGGCACGTGCCGCAGGCCGCATCCCCGATTTGAAACTTGCAGTGCTCGCAGAAGATATGCATGGCATCCAGGCCTGCAACATGATTGCTGCTGACCTCAAGAAGATTGGCATCAACTGTACCGTTGTTCCCACTCCCGCGAACACCCTGTTTGTAGACATGTATAAACCAGTGCCCGAGTTTGATCTGCTTTACACCACGTGGGATTATGGCAACGAAAGTCTGAACCTGCGACCGCTGGTCGATGTCACCGCTGCCAATGGCGCAGGAGCCAACTACATGGGTTACCAGGTATCACCTGCACCGCAGGATCCCACGTTGATGCGCTACCTCAGCAACAGTCTCAATAACCGCGAGTTGGAAAACGCCCGACGACAGATGTATTCCATACACAAGCACATGAACGACAATGCAGTGATCGCTCCGCTCTACCAACTCGATAAGCACATTGCAGTGCACCGCAGCCTGGATCAATACGAACGCTTCCACCCGGTCTACGTCTTCGACGGTGTCGAGAAATGGGTCATTAAATCCGGCGGACAGTAGAAAGTACTTTAAGTTTGGATAAGCCCACGGACTACTGTCCGTGGGTTTTGTCACTTCACCTGCAGCATCCTGTCCAGCGCCAGTTTCGCATCTCGTGCCACATCCTTGGGCACCACAATCTCATTTACCACTTTCCCATTCACCAGGTTCTCCAGCACCCAGCACAGGTGAGGCAGATCAATCCGGTACATGGTGGCACACATGCACACCATCGTCGACAGGAAATGAATCTCCTGCTCCGGATGCTCCTGCTTCAGGCGATTGACCAGGTGCAGTTCCGTTCCAATGGCCCATTTGCTGCCCGGCGGCGAACCAGCCACCGTCTTCAGGATGTATTCCGTAGAGCCTACCAAGTCAGCCTGGTCTATCACTTCCATCATACATTCAGGGTGCACCAGCACTTTGATCCCGGGATGCTGCTTGCGGAAGAAATCCACATGCTGCGGCTTGAACATTTGATGCACGCTGCAGTGCCCTTTCCACAGAAGGACTTTGGCTTTTCGCAAGGCATCAATGCTGTTGCCTCCATGTCTTTTCGATGGATCCCAGACGATCATTTCATCGAGCGGTATGCCCATCTTTTTGGCAGTGTTGCGGCCCAGATGCTGATCGGGGAAGAACAGCACCTTGCTCCGCTGGGCAAATGACCATTCGAGCGCAGCCCGGGCATTGCTGCTCGTGCAGACGATGCCGCCTCGCGATCCACAAAACGCTTTCAGGTTGGCTGCAGAGTTGATGTAGGTCACTGGCATGATGTCATTGGTATCTACTGCATCGCCTAGTTGATCCCAGCAATCCTCCACCATGTCAATATCTGCCATGTCCGCCATGCTGCAACCGGCAGCCAGGTCAGGCAGAACGACCCGCACTTCCTCGCGTGCCAGGATGTCTGCTGTCTCGGCCATGAAATGCACGCCGCAGAACACGATGTACTGGCAATCGCCACTCTGAGCCGCCAGCGTGGCCAGCTTGTAGCTGTCGCCTCGCAGGTCAGCAAAGGCAATCACTTCATCCTGCTGATAGTGATGCCCCAGAATCAGACATTTCCCGCCCAACGTTTTCTTGGCCGCCTGGCAGCGCGCGGTGAGTTCATCATCCGAAAGCGAACGGTAAGGCTGAAAGCTCGGATCGAGCGTCTTTTGCGTAGGCAACGGTGTATCGATCATATCGAGAGTCATGGCTGACTCCTAGTTAATTTGTGGTGAAGGTATTCTACGGGGTGGGTGGGGGTTGTATTTGTAGCATTCTACGGGATGGGGCAATGTACTGGGTGTCAGCGTTTCGGTGCTCCGTAACAATGGAATCTTTGGGCTCGTAGTAGATTTTAAAAGACAATATTACAGAGGAGAGTGGGCATAGTCGATGACAGTTACTGAGAATCAGTGTCACTGTAAAACCTCGTAAGCAATGCAT
Coding sequences within:
- the nadA gene encoding quinolinate synthase NadA, translating into MIDTPLPTQKTLDPSFQPYRSLSDDELTARCQAAKKTLGGKCLILGHHYQQDEVIAFADLRGDSYKLATLAAQSGDCQYIVFCGVHFMAETADILAREEVRVVLPDLAAGCSMADMADIDMVEDCWDQLGDAVDTNDIMPVTYINSAANLKAFCGSRGGIVCTSSNARAALEWSFAQRSKVLFFPDQHLGRNTAKKMGIPLDEMIVWDPSKRHGGNSIDALRKAKVLLWKGHCSVHQMFKPQHVDFFRKQHPGIKVLVHPECMMEVIDQADLVGSTEYILKTVAGSPPGSKWAIGTELHLVNRLKQEHPEQEIHFLSTMVCMCATMYRIDLPHLCWVLENLVNGKVVNEIVVPKDVARDAKLALDRMLQVK